In one Thermosipho ferrireducens genomic region, the following are encoded:
- a CDS encoding RtcB family protein, whose amino-acid sequence MNTLKKISDYIWKIPKKEKMKVDAYIFTDEEGLKLNSEALEQIKNVASLPGIVKAAYGMPDIHWGYGFPIGGVAAFDSENGIISPGGVGFDINCGVRLLTTTIKFDENKSRIRQLIEKIYNYVPVGVGSTSSKKYNKKDFKKIVEQGAVAVIEMGFGLQEDIEYIEDNGKIMPASFQDISPKAFERGREELGTLGSGNHFLEIQLVERIYNRKIAGLFDLFEGQLVIMIHTGSRGFGHQIATDYIQLMRTHLKKHNANLPDKQLINAPFKSELGQKYYSAMNCAANYAFANRQIITHYIRKAVREIFNIDIKVFYDITHNIAKLESHNINGVEKKVIVHRKGATRAFGPGRPEIPKKYVDAGQPVIIPGDMGTASYILVGTKKAEEYAFSSTAHGAGRTLGRRQAMRTLDLAKVLKNLEKKNIIIISKNKKTIIQEAPDAYKDIDKIASIVDELGISKRVARLIPLAVIKG is encoded by the coding sequence ATGAATACTTTGAAGAAAATCTCCGATTATATATGGAAAATTCCAAAAAAAGAAAAAATGAAAGTTGATGCCTATATTTTTACAGACGAGGAAGGCCTAAAATTAAATAGTGAGGCACTTGAGCAAATTAAAAACGTTGCCTCGCTCCCCGGAATAGTTAAAGCTGCTTATGGGATGCCAGATATCCACTGGGGGTATGGTTTCCCAATAGGTGGAGTTGCAGCTTTCGACTCTGAAAATGGAATAATCAGTCCCGGGGGAGTTGGATTTGATATAAACTGCGGTGTTAGACTGCTCACCACTACAATAAAATTTGATGAAAACAAAAGCAGAATAAGACAACTTATAGAAAAAATATATAACTACGTTCCTGTAGGTGTGGGTTCAACAAGTTCAAAAAAATATAATAAAAAAGATTTCAAAAAAATAGTAGAACAGGGCGCAGTTGCTGTAATAGAAATGGGATTCGGTTTACAAGAAGACATAGAATACATAGAGGACAACGGAAAAATTATGCCCGCAAGTTTCCAGGATATATCTCCTAAAGCTTTTGAACGTGGCCGAGAAGAACTTGGAACGCTTGGTTCAGGCAACCATTTTTTAGAAATTCAGCTGGTTGAAAGGATATACAATCGCAAAATTGCAGGTCTTTTTGACCTTTTTGAAGGACAACTTGTCATAATGATTCATACAGGAAGTCGCGGATTTGGTCATCAAATCGCAACAGATTATATACAACTTATGCGCACACACTTAAAAAAACATAATGCAAACCTACCTGACAAGCAATTAATTAATGCTCCTTTCAAAAGCGAATTAGGCCAAAAATATTATTCTGCAATGAATTGCGCGGCAAACTATGCATTTGCAAACAGACAGATAATAACTCATTATATTAGAAAAGCTGTCCGCGAAATATTCAATATTGACATAAAAGTTTTTTATGATATAACACATAATATAGCAAAATTGGAAAGCCACAACATAAATGGAGTCGAAAAAAAAGTGATTGTCCATAGAAAGGGAGCTACGCGAGCCTTCGGACCTGGAAGACCTGAAATACCAAAAAAATATGTTGATGCTGGACAGCCAGTTATAATTCCAGGAGATATGGGAACAGCTTCTTACATTCTGGTTGGTACCAAAAAGGCTGAAGAATATGCTTTTTCTTCAACAGCCCATGGGGCTGGTAGAACCCTTGGAAGAAGACAGGCTATGAGAACTTTAGATCTGGCAAAAGTGCTAAAAAATTTAGAAAAGAAGAATATAATAATAATCAGTAAAAACAAAAAAACAATAATTCAAGAAGCACCTGATGCCTACAAAGACATTGACAAAATTGCAAGTATAGTTGATGAACTTGGGATTTCAAAGCGCGTAGCAAGACTAATCCCCCTGGCGGTGATAAAAGGATGA
- the coaD gene encoding pantetheine-phosphate adenylyltransferase, whose protein sequence is MKAIYPGSFDPITYGHIDIVERAARIFSEIYVVVMENKRKKYMFSLEERIDMIENCTKHIHNVRIDFFKGLLIDYVKDKEIDVVIRGLRAVTDFEYELQMAMANKEMCPHADTIFLMTDKKFSFISSSLVKEVAYFGGDISRWVPEYVEKKLIQKINNLK, encoded by the coding sequence ATGAAAGCAATCTATCCAGGTTCTTTTGACCCTATTACTTATGGACATATTGATATAGTTGAACGAGCAGCAAGAATTTTTTCGGAAATATACGTGGTTGTTATGGAAAATAAAAGAAAAAAATACATGTTTTCACTCGAAGAAAGAATAGACATGATAGAAAACTGTACGAAACATATTCACAACGTCAGGATAGACTTTTTCAAAGGTCTTCTTATTGATTACGTAAAAGACAAAGAAATAGATGTTGTTATAAGAGGGTTAAGAGCCGTTACTGACTTTGAATACGAACTTCAAATGGCCATGGCAAACAAAGAAATGTGCCCTCATGCGGACACTATATTTCTTATGACAGATAAAAAGTTTTCTTTTATATCTTCAAGCCTTGTAAAGGAAGTCGCGTATTTTGGTGGAGATATTTCAAGGTGGGTTCCAGAATACGTCGAAAAAAAACTAATACAAAAAATTAATAATCTAAAATAA
- the dnaB gene encoding replicative DNA helicase: MKTPPHSIEAEQAVIGSILIDPEAIESVISILNFSDFYDSKNREIFKVIEELYDESAPIDVITICDRLRTKGILEQIGGEIYVAQLADEVPTAAHVEMYAQIVRDKSILRALITAASRVVEDALSDNEVDEILDNAERVIFEIAESKTTKTYQPMNDILHGVFENLEKLRAHSKSAGMSLITGLPTGYKLLDELTSGFHKSDLIIVAARPSVGKTAFALNIARNMAIKGDIPVGIFSLEMSKEQLAQRLLGMEAFIQLQKIRKGFLSDEEWQRLLTATSRLYKANIIVDDEANLDPRSLRAKARRMKKEYGVQAIFVDYLQLMTTRSFRENRQQEISEISRSLKLLARELDVSIIALSQLSRAVEQREDKRPRLSDLRESGSIEQDADMVLFLYREEYYKKEKTSDPHETEIIIGKQRNGPIGTVKLLFDPQYTAFFDLDISHEVIE; this comes from the coding sequence ATGAAAACCCCACCTCATAGTATCGAAGCAGAACAGGCTGTAATAGGAAGTATTTTAATCGATCCAGAAGCAATAGAGTCTGTTATCTCTATTTTAAACTTTTCAGACTTTTATGATTCCAAAAATAGAGAAATATTTAAAGTAATAGAGGAGTTATATGATGAAAGTGCTCCAATAGATGTTATTACAATCTGTGATAGATTAAGAACAAAAGGGATTTTAGAACAAATAGGCGGAGAGATTTACGTAGCTCAGCTCGCTGATGAAGTACCTACTGCTGCTCATGTAGAAATGTACGCCCAGATAGTCAGAGATAAATCAATTTTACGAGCGCTTATAACAGCAGCCTCGCGTGTTGTTGAAGATGCACTATCAGACAATGAAGTTGACGAAATTCTTGATAACGCCGAAAGAGTAATCTTTGAGATAGCCGAGTCAAAGACCACAAAAACGTATCAGCCTATGAATGATATACTTCATGGAGTATTTGAAAATCTTGAAAAGTTACGAGCACACTCAAAATCTGCAGGTATGTCACTTATAACAGGTCTTCCCACCGGATATAAATTGTTAGATGAACTAACTTCTGGGTTTCACAAATCTGATCTTATCATTGTTGCAGCAAGGCCAAGTGTTGGAAAAACGGCGTTTGCTTTGAATATAGCAAGAAATATGGCTATAAAAGGCGATATCCCTGTCGGAATTTTTAGTCTTGAAATGAGCAAAGAACAGCTTGCACAAAGATTACTTGGCATGGAAGCGTTTATACAATTGCAAAAAATTAGAAAAGGTTTTCTGAGCGATGAAGAATGGCAAAGACTATTAACTGCTACAAGTAGGTTATATAAAGCAAATATAATAGTCGATGATGAGGCAAATCTTGACCCACGTTCTTTACGAGCCAAAGCAAGAAGAATGAAAAAAGAATACGGTGTACAGGCCATATTTGTAGATTATTTACAGCTCATGACAACAAGATCTTTTAGAGAAAACAGACAACAGGAAATTTCAGAAATTTCCAGATCCTTAAAACTTCTTGCAAGGGAATTAGATGTCTCTATAATCGCTCTGTCTCAACTTTCCAGAGCTGTTGAACAAAGAGAGGACAAACGCCCAAGACTCAGTGATCTCAGGGAATCAGGATCCATTGAACAGGATGCTGACATGGTTCTGTTTTTGTATAGAGAAGAGTATTATAAAAAAGAAAAAACCTCAGATCCTCACGAAACAGAAATAATCATAGGAAAGCAAAGGAATGGACCAATTGGTACTGTAAAGCTTTTATTTGATCCGCAATACACCGCTTTCTTTGACTTAGACATATCTCACGAGGTGATAGAATAA
- a CDS encoding TM0106 family RecB-like putative nuclease — protein sequence MLINVSSIKTILTCPRKFWIDNHQTGTKDCAEEDVTRTILRYGGSTKSAKLCTGVFGIKLCSCGLELFSDSKNIKLISHRRGKKLYTYHYYEAALHGYIYNTEANSTGKKLRIIFKSPHYEIELSWQLYLDKALNLMSEISKMDEPFPVLNHECRFCIYAEECKAILVKKGELSVLRGLGKNAIEKLHSNGIEKLSDIIERKGLLKELVGETRGEKIYLLAKAFMQEKIYQIKPIPDLPDGIFLDIESYPPKQFHYLFGVLLKNKYIPFMATTPDNEKKTFLKLIKFLEKNEGPIYHYHTYEPNQIKSLLKKFKMNSNITRRFVDIYEIVSQHLAIPTISYSLKSLAKYFGFHWRTDLNGMKVVTKFEEFLKTKNKKIIEEILTYNEDDVRATKLLWEVLKSKRERRISSKED from the coding sequence ATGCTAATTAATGTTTCCAGTATAAAAACTATATTAACATGTCCAAGAAAATTCTGGATAGATAATCATCAAACAGGCACAAAAGACTGCGCTGAAGAAGATGTCACCAGAACAATTCTAAGATATGGTGGTTCAACAAAATCTGCAAAATTATGTACAGGTGTTTTTGGAATAAAATTGTGTTCATGCGGATTGGAACTTTTTTCAGACTCAAAAAACATAAAGCTAATTTCCCATCGCAGAGGAAAAAAACTTTACACTTATCATTATTACGAAGCTGCCCTTCATGGGTATATTTATAATACAGAAGCTAACTCAACTGGAAAGAAACTGAGAATTATCTTCAAAAGTCCCCACTACGAAATAGAATTATCATGGCAGCTTTATTTAGATAAAGCTTTAAATTTAATGAGCGAAATATCAAAAATGGACGAACCTTTTCCTGTGTTAAACCATGAATGTCGTTTTTGTATTTATGCAGAAGAATGTAAAGCAATTCTCGTAAAAAAAGGTGAACTCTCTGTACTAAGAGGATTAGGAAAAAACGCTATTGAAAAATTACATAGTAATGGTATTGAAAAACTTTCAGATATTATTGAGAGAAAAGGTCTTTTAAAAGAATTAGTGGGTGAAACCAGAGGAGAGAAAATTTACCTGCTGGCAAAAGCGTTTATGCAAGAAAAAATTTACCAGATTAAACCTATTCCAGACTTACCAGATGGTATTTTCTTAGATATTGAAAGTTATCCTCCAAAACAATTTCATTACCTGTTTGGTGTTCTTCTGAAAAATAAATACATTCCATTTATGGCAACTACTCCAGACAATGAGAAAAAAACATTCCTAAAACTCATCAAATTCCTCGAAAAAAATGAAGGACCGATATACCACTACCACACTTATGAACCAAATCAAATCAAATCACTCTTAAAAAAATTCAAAATGAATTCAAATATCACAAGAAGATTTGTTGATATATACGAAATAGTCTCGCAACATCTTGCAATTCCAACAATTTCATACTCATTAAAAAGCCTTGCAAAATATTTCGGTTTCCACTGGAGAACAGATCTTAATGGTATGAAAGTTGTTACAAAATTTGAAGAATTTTTGAAAACAAAAAACAAGAAAATTATAGAAGAAATTCTGACTTACAACGAAGACGATGTACGAGCCACAAAACTACTCTGGGAGGTTTTAAAATCAAAGAGGGAAAGGAGGATATCATCCAAAGAAGATTAG
- a CDS encoding bifunctional riboflavin kinase/FAD synthetase — protein MRVVTVGVFDGVHKGHIKILEEVKKLSEKYDSKVEIYTIIYPMEYYVGSFPGLLITLEERLMHLEMYGAVYTLDLMNIKDVTADEFFKEISRNTAAIVVGEDFRFGKNARGDINYLKKQCEKSGIELKVVNNLLANGERISSTLIRNLILEGQIRKANELLGRPYSMHGKVYKDKQIGRKLGFPTANIKRDKALITPKPGVYLCRVYIPERYYGLMNIGYRPTVEQTEDIKYEVYILDFQGNLYGREIHIELLQFLRSEENFENINELTSQIRKDVKKARKIIAFLEERNEN, from the coding sequence ATGAGAGTTGTTACTGTTGGAGTCTTTGATGGAGTGCACAAGGGACATATAAAAATTTTAGAAGAGGTTAAGAAGCTTTCTGAAAAATATGATTCAAAAGTTGAAATATATACCATAATTTACCCTATGGAATATTATGTGGGAAGCTTTCCTGGACTTTTGATAACTTTAGAAGAACGGTTAATGCACCTTGAAATGTACGGTGCAGTCTATACGCTTGATCTTATGAATATAAAGGACGTAACTGCAGATGAATTTTTTAAAGAGATTTCCAGAAATACTGCAGCTATAGTGGTAGGTGAAGATTTCAGATTTGGAAAAAATGCCCGTGGTGACATAAATTATCTAAAAAAACAATGCGAAAAGTCTGGAATAGAGCTTAAAGTAGTAAACAATTTATTGGCAAACGGTGAACGTATCAGCAGTACTTTAATAAGGAATCTGATACTTGAAGGACAAATAAGAAAAGCGAATGAACTTTTAGGCAGGCCATACAGTATGCATGGAAAGGTTTACAAAGATAAACAGATAGGAAGAAAATTGGGATTTCCCACAGCAAATATTAAGCGTGATAAAGCTCTGATTACTCCAAAGCCAGGGGTCTATTTATGCAGGGTTTATATACCTGAAAGATATTACGGCTTGATGAATATCGGGTACCGACCTACTGTGGAACAAACCGAAGATATAAAATATGAAGTATACATATTGGATTTTCAGGGTAATTTGTACGGCAGAGAGATTCATATAGAGCTGTTGCAGTTTTTAAGGTCAGAAGAAAATTTTGAGAACATCAATGAACTTACCTCTCAGATAAGAAAAGATGTAAAAAAAGCGCGAAAAATTATAGCTTTTCTGGAGGAAAGAAATGAAAATTAA
- a CDS encoding endonuclease III domain-containing protein has protein sequence MKIKEQEIVLVAEKIIKSFPRNHSITDPYRVLITTVLSQRSKDENTEIASEKLFSVYDSVDKIANTSPQQLYELIKPAGLYKQKAKRIVEISKIIKKKYSGKVPDTLEELISLPGVGRKTANIVLYVSFGIPALAVDTHVHRISNRLGWVSTKTPEETETLLMKILPKRLWGPLNGSMVEFGKKICRPISPKCNLCVVKEKCKYYKSEKGGKR, from the coding sequence ATGAAAATTAAAGAACAGGAAATAGTTTTAGTTGCAGAAAAAATTATAAAATCTTTCCCACGTAATCATAGCATAACTGATCCATACAGAGTACTTATAACAACTGTTCTCAGTCAGCGTAGTAAAGATGAAAACACTGAGATTGCAAGTGAAAAGTTATTTTCTGTTTATGATAGTGTAGACAAAATAGCGAATACATCTCCTCAACAATTGTATGAACTTATAAAGCCAGCAGGCCTTTATAAGCAGAAAGCGAAAAGAATAGTAGAAATATCTAAAATTATTAAGAAAAAGTATTCAGGTAAAGTTCCAGATACACTTGAAGAACTTATTTCCCTTCCCGGTGTTGGGAGGAAAACTGCTAATATAGTTTTGTACGTATCCTTTGGAATTCCTGCGCTTGCCGTAGATACACATGTGCATAGAATTTCAAACAGACTTGGCTGGGTAAGTACAAAGACTCCAGAAGAAACTGAAACTTTACTTATGAAAATTCTTCCAAAAAGGCTATGGGGTCCTTTAAATGGATCAATGGTAGAATTTGGAAAGAAAATCTGCAGACCAATATCTCCAAAATGTAATTTGTGTGTTGTTAAGGAAAAATGTAAATATTATAAATCAGAAAAGGGAGGGAAAAGATAG
- a CDS encoding DegT/DnrJ/EryC1/StrS family aminotransferase: MIPLFDLTRQYSSIKEEIIVAVDKVLASGRVILGPEVKKLEESIADYLKVNYAVGVGNGSDALVIALRAMGIKKGDKVITTPYTFFATASSIVRNGGKPVFVDVEPESYNIDLNQVEYVLKNETVFGIIPVHLFGQTVDLEGLNYLKEKYGVKVLEDCAQSIGSEGEVNGEIKKSGTVGDAAILSFFPTKNLGAYGDGGMIITNNVEIYEKSKTLRVHGAKKKYLHDEIGYNSRLDEIQAAILNVKLKYIDLWTEKRAKIAEKYAIEFEKRQLPIKFPKILEKSYRYHVFHQYVIEFESNKIREKVKEHLKNNSIGTSIYYPLPLHLQKCFKDLGYKKGDLPVSEKLSQTTLALPIFPELTYSEIETIVEKIKEAMEG, translated from the coding sequence GTGATACCTCTTTTTGATTTAACAAGGCAATATTCCAGTATTAAAGAAGAGATAATAGTTGCAGTTGATAAAGTCTTAGCTTCTGGAAGAGTGATACTTGGACCTGAAGTAAAGAAACTTGAAGAAAGTATAGCTGATTATTTGAAAGTGAATTATGCAGTTGGTGTTGGTAATGGAAGTGATGCACTTGTTATCGCTTTAAGGGCAATGGGAATAAAAAAAGGTGATAAAGTAATTACCACACCATACACTTTTTTTGCTACTGCTTCGAGTATTGTGAGAAATGGTGGAAAACCTGTCTTTGTAGATGTAGAACCTGAAAGCTATAATATTGATTTAAATCAGGTGGAATACGTGTTGAAAAATGAAACTGTATTTGGAATAATACCTGTCCATCTTTTTGGTCAAACGGTTGATCTTGAAGGGTTAAATTATCTCAAAGAAAAATATGGTGTAAAAGTTCTTGAAGATTGTGCACAGTCAATAGGATCAGAAGGTGAGGTAAATGGAGAAATTAAAAAAAGTGGTACAGTTGGTGACGCGGCCATATTGTCCTTTTTTCCCACGAAAAATCTTGGCGCTTATGGTGATGGAGGAATGATCATTACGAATAATGTGGAAATATATGAAAAATCAAAAACTCTAAGGGTACACGGTGCAAAGAAAAAATATTTACATGATGAAATAGGTTATAATTCAAGACTCGATGAAATTCAGGCAGCCATTTTAAATGTGAAGCTAAAATACATTGATTTATGGACGGAAAAAAGGGCAAAAATTGCGGAGAAATATGCGATAGAATTTGAAAAACGCCAATTACCAATTAAATTTCCGAAAATATTGGAAAAATCTTACAGATACCACGTTTTCCATCAATATGTGATAGAATTTGAAAGTAATAAAATTAGAGAAAAAGTTAAAGAGCATCTAAAAAACAATAGTATAGGGACCAGTATATATTATCCATTACCGCTTCATCTGCAAAAATGTTTTAAAGATTTAGGATACAAAAAAGGAGATTTGCCTGTTTCTGAAAAATTATCGCAAACAACTCTTGCACTACCGATATTTCCTGAGTTGACGTATAGCGAAATTGAAACAATTGTTGAAAAAATAAAAGAGGCAATGGAGGGATGA
- a CDS encoding NCS2 family permease, giving the protein MEKFFKLKESGTNIRTEIIAGITTFLTMAYIIFVNPNILINVIPGATPGSDLYTQFFGAFMVATILGAATATLIMGLWANYPFALAPGMGLNAYFAFTVCLKLGIDWRIALAAVFVEGIIFIILTLTGVRGFVVKAVPSSIKLATSAGIGLFIAFIGLKTAGIVVSDKATFVTLGDLTQPAAIVAILGFFIISILFALKVPGSILIGILLSTAIGALPIFGVTKYQGIVGKVPDISPTFLKLFEKFTWSDLLSGTFWIVVFTFFFVDFFDTLGTLTGLAESAGFIKNGEFPRANKAYMSDAVGTTVGALFGTSTVTTYIESSTGIAEGGRTGLTAVTVAILMLLMLFFAPLGLTVPGAATAPALVFVGVLMLKTLRLINWDDITDAIPAFVTLIMMPLTYSIANGIALGLITYPIVKTFSGKAKEVHWFTWVLAILFGIYLIYLRGA; this is encoded by the coding sequence GTGGAGAAGTTTTTTAAACTAAAAGAAAGCGGGACTAACATACGTACTGAGATCATTGCAGGTATTACTACTTTCCTTACGATGGCCTACATCATATTTGTAAATCCAAACATATTGATTAACGTTATTCCTGGAGCAACTCCTGGAAGCGATCTTTACACCCAATTTTTCGGAGCTTTTATGGTTGCAACTATTCTTGGTGCAGCAACAGCCACTTTAATTATGGGTCTATGGGCAAATTATCCATTTGCACTTGCACCTGGAATGGGGTTAAACGCATACTTTGCATTTACTGTATGTTTGAAACTTGGTATTGACTGGCGTATAGCACTCGCTGCGGTTTTTGTGGAAGGTATTATCTTCATTATACTTACTTTAACTGGAGTACGAGGATTTGTAGTAAAAGCTGTACCTTCAAGTATTAAACTTGCTACAAGTGCTGGTATAGGTCTTTTCATTGCGTTTATAGGGCTTAAAACCGCAGGAATAGTTGTTAGTGATAAAGCAACGTTTGTAACACTTGGTGATTTAACTCAACCAGCAGCTATTGTGGCAATATTAGGATTTTTCATTATTTCCATATTATTTGCATTAAAAGTACCAGGTTCAATACTTATAGGCATTCTATTATCAACAGCAATTGGAGCGTTGCCAATTTTTGGTGTAACGAAATACCAGGGAATTGTTGGAAAAGTTCCTGATATTTCTCCCACTTTTTTGAAACTATTTGAAAAATTCACATGGTCTGATCTGTTAAGTGGAACTTTCTGGATTGTTGTGTTTACATTCTTCTTTGTAGACTTTTTTGATACATTGGGAACATTGACTGGCCTTGCAGAGAGTGCTGGTTTTATAAAAAACGGAGAATTTCCAAGGGCTAACAAGGCTTACATGTCAGATGCTGTTGGAACAACGGTAGGAGCTTTGTTTGGAACTTCTACGGTAACAACGTATATAGAAAGTAGTACGGGAATAGCAGAAGGTGGTAGAACAGGATTAACAGCGGTTACAGTTGCAATTTTAATGCTTCTTATGCTTTTCTTTGCACCTTTAGGATTAACAGTTCCAGGTGCAGCAACGGCACCTGCTCTTGTGTTTGTTGGCGTTTTAATGCTTAAGACGTTAAGACTTATCAATTGGGATGATATCACCGATGCAATACCAGCTTTCGTAACGTTAATTATGATGCCATTAACATATTCCATAGCAAATGGTATTGCGCTTGGTTTGATAACATATCCTATTGTAAAAACATTCAGCGGAAAGGCCAAAGAAGTTCACTGGTTTACATGGGTTCTTGCGATATTATTCGGAATTTATCTTATATATCTTAGAGGAGCATAA